Below is a genomic region from Bacteroidales bacterium.
ATTTCCAATTTAATGAAACCTCACCCCGAAAGAGGATGGAGCCACCATACCACCCATGACCATATCATTTCTGTGAATGGGGATGAAGCAACTATGGATGCGCAATTTATCAGGTTTGATTCTGTAGGAACGGCTCCGCCTGAAAACGGATGGCCGATTGGCACCATAGGACTTATGGGAACTGTCACCCCAACGGAATCAGGATACTACAAACCCTCGCTGAAAAAAATTGGCGGAGAATGGAAGATCATAGTTCATAGAATCTATCATGATCTGACTTTCGCTATTCCTGGACAGTAATTATTTTCAGACAGCTTTCCAGAATCTAAACAAGCACAAAAGTATCTGGCAAAATATAGAAGTATTCTCTAAATATTAAATCAAAATCAAGTGAAACAGGCTGTTGAGATCACCACCTTCAAGCTTCGTACAGGTACATTCAAAGAATTTATTAAAGCCAACAAGGCGGATATTGACGACTGGCTGAAAAAGCAAAACGGCTTTCAATCAAGGTACATCCTGGAAAAAAAAGATGGGACGGTAGTAGATATGGTATTCTGGAACACATCAGAACAAGGCACAGAAGCAATGAGCCGAATCATAAATGAGACAGCGCATTCACAGGTACATTCGATGATTGACCAGGGCTCT
It encodes:
- a CDS encoding nuclear transport factor 2 family protein — translated: MSPEREIQQILARYTRAVDALDGNALSNLFTKDGKVEIYQFNGGLPEQLFVLSGKDEIANAISNLMKPHPERGWSHHTTHDHIISVNGDEATMDAQFIRFDSVGTAPPENGWPIGTIGLMGTVTPTESGYYKPSLKKIGGEWKIIVHRIYHDLTFAIPGQ